The sequence GAAGGACAACCCAAAGGTCGAGACGTCGCGCACCACGATTTCACCATCCACCACCCACGGACGTTTGGCGATCGCATGGATACCCAGGATGGCCACCTGCGGCTGTGCGATGATGGGTGTCGAGGCGGTGGCTCCGAACATTCCAGCATTAGTCAGTGAGAAGGTACCGCCGGATACGTCTTCAGGCGTCAACCCACCGGTTCTGGCTTTCTCTCCCAACTGGGCGATCTCGACAGCCAGCTCGACTATCGTTTTGCGGTCGGCATCCTTTATGACCGGTACGATCAAGCCGTCCTCGCGGGCTACAGCGATGCCTATGTTATAGAAGTTTTTTAGGATGATCTCTTCGTCGGTCAACGATGCGTTCATCTTCGGGAACTCTTTCAAACCGACACAGACGGCTTTGGCGATAAATGGCAGGAAGGTCAGGTTGGCGCCATAGGTGGAGCGGAACTCGGCTTTATTTGCGTTGCGATAATCGACTAACGCAGTCAGGTCCAAATCTTCAAAAGTGGTCACATGAGCGGAAGTGTGCACCGAGTGCACCATGTGATCGGAGATAAGTTTGCGTACTCCCTGCAACGGCTGTCGAGTCTCCCGCTGAGCTTGTGGGAGCGGCTCGAAGGCAGGTATATCAACGTTCACAATTGGCGCCGCCGCTGGCCCCGGTGAAGGAGCCGCTGCCACCACCGGCGGTGGCGGTGGCGGAATCGGACCGGCGGTATAGCCGGTGGCAGCCGAACGGGATTGGACGGCTCGTTCCACATCATCGACGGTTACACGACCCTGGGGTCCGGTCGGCTTGATGGTCGCCGGATCGAGCGAATACTCCCTCACCATCATCTTGACTTTGGGTGACATGCCGGCACGGTTGATGGTCGATGCTGACGCACCAGCCGGCGCCGATTTCTTTGCCACGGCCGGTTGTGGTGTCTTTGCGGTGGTGGTCTCTTTGCGGGCCGATGCTTTCTGTGCAGGTTTTGCTTTGGTGTCACCGGAGCCGTCCTCGATGCGAGCAATGATGGCGCCTACAGGTACCACTTCACCTTCCTCGACCAGTACCTCAATGAGCACCCCTGCAACTTCCGCCGGGATCTCAACGTTGACTTTGTCGGTCATCAATTCTACGAGCGGTTGGTTTAGTGAGACGTGGTCACCGACTTTGACTTTCCATTCGAGGATGGTGCCTTCAAGCACCGATTCACCCATTTGAGGAACTAGAACATCTGCCGCCATGGTTTTCTATCCTTGTCTGCTTTTGACATTATATGCGCCCGCACGTATTGAAAACGCCCGCGGCCGCTGTTTCCTTTTGGTCTACCCCGCCTGTTGCAGGTCAACTGATCGAGAGCATTTTTGCAAGCGCCATCAAAGCTTCACTTCTATCCGGCTCAGTCACCTGACAAGGTTTCAGGTCGACGTAGTTTTCCAAACAGTAAGCCAGGTCGTTCAAAGTGGTGCGATACATATTGGCACAGACCGGGCAGGTTTGGCCCGACAACTCAAAAATCTTCTTGTCCGGGTGCTCATAGGCCATGCGATTGATCAGGTTTATCTCGGTCCCTACGGCAATAGTCGATCCAGCCTGAGCTTGTTTACAGTAGTCCACGATGTACTTGGTCGAGCCGACACCGTCGGCCAGCGAGACTACCTCGGGCAGGCACTCCGGATGCACAACCACTTTCACATCGGGATGCTCAGTTCGTACCTGGGCTACATGCTCGGCCTTAAAATTGGTGTGCACATGACAGTGTCCTTTCCATAGGATAACTCGTGCCCGTTCCAACTGTTGTTCGGTCAGACCACCGCTGTCACGTGAAAAGTCCCAGATGACCATTTCCTCAGGCTTGAGCCCGTACTTCAGTCCCGTATTGTAGCCAAGGTTTTCATCGGGGAAAAAGAACAGCTTCTCACGTCGGTCGAATCCATATTCAAAAGCCGCTGCTGCGTTGGACGATGTACAGATCAGCCCGCCATGGCGTCCGGTGAATGCTTTCAGACCGGCCGTGGTGTTCATGTACGAAATCGGCATGATTTTCTCATCGCCGCCAAACTGCTCCAAGAACTTCCAGGCCTCCAGTACGTCGGCCATTTCAGCCATGTCGGCCATGGGACATCCAGCCAACGGATTGGCCAGAAATACCTGCTGATGATCAGACGATAGGATATCAGCCGATTCGGCCATAAAGTGAACGCCACAAAACAAAATAACTTCGAAATCCTTGTTCTCGGCAGCCAACTTGGACAATCCATAACTGTCGCCGACATGATCACCACAAGCAACCACTTCGCGCCGCTGGTAGTGATGGGTGAGGATGCACAGTTTCGTCCCCAGTTTGGCACGGGCTGAGGCAATGCGATCGGTCAACTCGGCCGTTTCGGCTTGTCGGTACTCTGTCGGTAAAGAGAAATACATTTGAGTTCTGTTATCCGGATTCGGCGTGGGAAGTTGCCATCAACTTTCCGGCCGTTTTCGATTTATCGGTCTCCAGTTGCTCTCTGACATCCAATTCAATATACACATGCGCCGACAGGAGAGCAATGGCGAGTTGCCGGCACAATTATTCCGCAAGTGTTGGTCAAAAGCCGTCATACAAAGAGATCAACACCGGTGAGGGCTGTCGGTTTCAATTAATTAGTCGCGGAATCCGTTTAAGCATTGAGTTTGGCCAGTTGCTCAAACAGGTCATCGTTGTTTGGCAGATCGGCTGGGTGCAGACGTTCGATCCAGCGGATAATCCCTTTTTTGTCGATCAGAAAAACCGTGCGCTCTGCGTACCCTTTTCGATTGAGTACACCATACTTGCGGGCCACCTCGCCGTGCGGCCAGAAGTCGGCCATCAAAGGAAAATCCAGACCGCTCATAGACTTGGCCCAGGCGATGTGGCAAGGTACGGAGTCACAGGACAGGCAGAACAACTGGCAGTCCAACTCCTCAAACCGTTCGATCTTCTTTTGATACTCGGGTACCTGAGTGGAACAGACCGGTGTCCAGTCGGCCGGATAGAACGCCAGCACCACATTCTTCCGCCCCTGATACCAGGCCAGATTGAGCTCGCCTTCATTGTGAGTAGCCAAGGTGAAGTCCGGTGCAGGATCACCAATAGCAAGTTGAACCTGCCCCTCAGCCTCGGAGCGCCCAGAATCACTCATATTCCTTCATCCTCATAGTCGGCATAAAGATCCTTCTCGAAGTTATCCGCGCCGTCATCCTCGCCCGGTCCCTCCGATTGATCGTCACCCTCAAAAAACTCTGCAAACTTATTCGACAGGGCACCACAAACCGGACAGGACCCCGGCCGATCCTCGTCATCGTGCAAGTAACCGCAAATCTCACATACCCACTGCACACATATCTCCAAAGTCAGGTTTGTCGATTCTGCCGATCATTAAGGGTCAGTATTCCTCTTCAATGCTCTTGGGGTGCGCTTTCGTCATAACCAAACCAAAAGTAGTTTCCGCTCAGCGCTTCCCGCTCGGCCATCAACAATTCATAATGCGTGTTCTCTTCGCTGGCGAGTCGCTCAAAAATCAGTTTGACCGCCTCGTTGTCCGACGATTTGAAGTGTTCATTGTAGTACTTGGTGGCGGCCAATTCCGCTTCGATGGCAAGGTTGATGAACTCCATTTCGCTTTTGAGTTCATCGAGATGACCCTTTCGAAACACCTCAGCCAGTGCCGACAGACCCTTTTTGGGCAACTCACCGATTTCTCCACCGACATGTTCCTCGTATAGTTGGTACAGCACTTTCTTATGCGCAATCTCGTCATTGCGCAGGTTCTCAAGTTTACGTTTTGCCTCAGGATTGGTTGCTTTTGCAGCCAGCAAATCGTAGAACTTATACCCGTCTTCTTCGCCCTTGATGGCGGTCTTCAATACGTCAGCAAGTTGCATCTTGGCCATAGTTCTTTCCAGACTTATAATAAATCAGGCGTTGTTTGTCAATTCGATTTGTTCTACTGCCCGCCGCATTCGCCCTACCACCACCGGCTGTGAAAGTACGGCCAGCATCTCATAAAGCGAAGGACCGGTTGGTCGCCCGGACACGGCCAGCCGTGTCGGATGAATAAGTCGACCTTTCTTCAGACCTTTCTCCTCAGCCAGCGCGGACAGGCATGGTTCTATCGTCTCGGGCGTAAAGGCCTCAAGCCGCTCGAACCGTTCAGACAGCGCCGTCAATAACTCACCGTTCTCGGCGGTAAACTGCTTGGCGGCGGCTTCGGGGTCATACTTGTAATCAAACTCAAAGAAATATCCACTCAGTTGAACAAAGTCTACGATGCGCCTGGCGCGAAGTTTGAGCGTACCGATCACCTGACGAAGATACTCCCAGCGAGTCTCCAGCCAGTATTTGGTGGTCAGACCGGCCTCAACCAACAGTGGCGCCACCAGCACGGCCAGGTCATGGTCGGACGTAGCGGCGATGTATTCCTGATTGAAGGCAATCAGTTTCTCTTCATCAAACACGGAGTTGGACGGGTTGAAATTGTCGGGAGTAAAGCTTGAGATCAACTCGTCTACTGAGTAAATCTCTCGATCGGTCTTTGGTGACCAGCCCAGCAGGCAGAGATAGTTGAACATTGCTTCCGGCAGGACTCCTTCATTGCGAAACTGAAGGACGTCCTTGTCGCCCCGACTCTTGGACACCTTTTTCTTGTCGGTACGCAGGATCATGGGAACGTGCGCAAATTTCGGGATATCAAAACCCAGGGCTGTGTACAGATGGATTTGCTTGAATGTGTTTGTGATGTGATCGTTGCCACGCAGTACGTGCGTGATCCCCGTAGCGTGGTCATCGACCACCACGGCCAGATTGTAGGTGGCCGATCCATCCGAACGAGCCACGATAAAGTCTTCGATGTCACCTGAGTTGCGGACCAGCTCGCCCGACACCATGTCGTCGAAAGTGCAATCACCTTCGGGAATCCGCAGCCGAATGGTATGCGGCTCACCGGCGGCCAGGCGCCCGGCGACTTCATCGGACGAGAGCTTCAGACATCGCCGATTGTATCGCAGATCGGTTTTTTCGGCGCGCGCCTTGTCTCGGTCGGCCGCCAGCATCTCCGTCGTGCAAAAACAGGGATAGCCGTTTCCGGACTGAGCCAGTGTCTGCACATGTTCTTTGTAGATGTCCAGACGATCCGCCTGATAGATTATATCCTCGTCCCACTGCATACCAAGCCAGGTGAGGGCGGACAGAATGGCTTCGGTGAATTTTGGGTCGCTTCGCTCGGTATCGGTGTTCTCGATTCGGACTAGAAATTTACCGCCGTAGCGGCGTGCGAACAGATAATTGAAAATAGCGGTGCGGGCCGTACCGACATGCACGTATCCCGACGGCGAGGGAGCGATGCGAACTCGAACTTCTGGTTGATCCATAGTCTCTCTTAACTTTCAAGTAGTCTCGGGTGCCGATGGTGGGTCGTCCTTTGTTTCTTCCTCGGTCGGCTTCGGTCGTACTACCGGGGAAGGCGATTCTATCTCTGTCGTCGTCGGTTGAAAAGGTGGCGCCGCCGACAGTTCAGGCATGTCCGTCGCCGGCCTCGGCGGCGTCGGGTCGGCAACCGGGGCTGCTTCTGATGACACACCTGGAACCGGTGGTGGTGGTGGCGGCGTAGTACGCCTGGGAGGTGGCTCATGCACCGGCGGCACCGACACAGCCGCTTCATCAACAGTAGCGAGAGCCGCTCTGGGGCGCACCGGCGTGGCTGACCGCGCCTGCTTCACCGGGTCAAGGTCAAATTCAAGGCCGCCCATCATGCGGACGATCAAATTGTAGACGGCTACCAGCAACACACCGATCATGGTATGAAACACGGCCGCGAACAAGGAGCACATTATCGGTAGTATCACCAACATCGCTGTGAACGAAACCTCGGAGGGATTCATAGCCCCGCCGGGAAACCCGCCAAGTTCGGCCATACTGACCATTACAGGGAGCAGTATTGCGTAGAGCAACCCGAGGATGAAACCAATCACGAGGTTTATGAAGAACGAAACTTTCGTGAAAGACCAGATCCCGAGCGATTTCAATTCGTAGCGCATGCATCTCCCCTTCTACTGATTTGTCTGCCCGTCACGGTAGGGCCGTGCCGCAGCCGTCTATGCGTCCGTCTGTTGCAAGTCATGGCGTTCTCATCCGTCTGTGTCAACTCCTTGATGGCCTGACAATAAAGCGTGCATCCACGGCTGCGCATTGTTTTTTGTCCGGGGAGGCAATGAATGGATTAATATCGATTTCCGAAAAAGCGTGAAAGTCCCTGACCAATTGCGACAGCCTGAGTAACGTTTCGATGATGACATCCTGATCTACCGATGGCGCTCCCCGAAAACCGTCCAGCAACGGAAATGACTTGAGCGAACGAATCATGTCACGCGCTCCCTGGTCGGTGAGGGGCAGGATGCGGAAAGATACATCCTTCATTATCTCCACGTAGATTCCACCTAATCCGAACATGATGAGCGGCCCAAACTGCGGATCGGTCGACATACCCATCACGGTTTCAATCCCACCGGATATCATCTTTTGCATAGCCACCGAGAACTCGCCCTCTTCTCCGTGGTCAAGTATGCGCTGTTTGAGAACCGAGAACGCCTTGCGGACTTCTTTGCCGGTTCGGAGATCCACCATGACACCGCCAACCTCGGTCTTGTGCAATACAGGCGGTGTATTGACTTTCATCACCACAGGGAATCCGAGCTTGGAAGCCGCCTTGACCGCTTCATCGGGACTAAAAGCATATCTATACGGCACAGCCGGGATACCATAGGCGCGCAAAATGTCAATTGCGTCCTCGCCTACAATGGCCTCACTTCCGTTGGCTTCCGCCCGCGTGACGATTTTCTCCACCGTGGCTTCGTCGACCTTGAAAGTGCGGACCTTGCCGCGGGGATGCAGCATGCGCTGGCGATATTTGTGCATACTCGACAATGTTTTGGCCGCTGCTTCCGGAAAGATGTATACCGGTATGCCGTGCTCTCGAAGATAGTTCATGCCGACCGACTCAAGTCCCACGCCCATGAAACAAGCGGCCAATGTTTTGTCTGTTCCCTCCAGACCCTTGCGAATGCAACGGGCCACATCGAGTTGGTCGATAGTCACCGGCGGCACCACTATGGTCACGATGGAATCGTAGCGACGGTCGTTTTTCACGGCATTAAGCGTGATTTCGAACTCCCGCCCACCGGCGCCGGCCACCATGTCCATGGGGTTGGCGAACGATGCTTCAGCCGACACATGTTTTTTTAGAATTTTCACGGTGGACGATGACAGCGCCGGCATCTCCATTCCGTTGTTGATCAGCGCATCGGTAGCCAGAATGCCCGGCCCGCCTGCATTGGTCACCACAGCGACCCGGTTACCCCGGGGCAGAGGCTGGCGGGTCAACGCCTGGGCGACATCGAAAAGTTCCTCAACCGTATCCACGCGCATGACGCCGGTCTGTTCGAACAAGGCATCAACACCAACGTCCAGCCCGGCCAGTGCGCCGGTGTGCGAAGAGGCCGCCTTGGCGCCCAGCTTGGTACGGCCGGACTTGACCGCCACGATCGGCTTGTGCCGGACTACCTCGCGAGCAATCTTGGTGAAATTGCGTGGATTACCGAAGTTCTCAAGGTACATCAGAATAACGTCGGTGTCGGGATCGGTCTTGAGGTATTCGAGCATGTCATTGGATGAAATATCTGCTTTGTTGCCGATTGACGCCACTATCGAGAAACCAATCCCCAAATCGTGTGCGACATTCACGATAGCCTCGCCCATAGCGCCTGACTGAGTTATGAATCCAATTCGGCCGGACATGGGATAGGTCTTACCAAAAGTAGCGTTGAGAGATACGTCGGGATGTGTGTTGACGATTCCGAAACAGTTGGGTCCGATCATACGCATTCCGTATTCACGAACCACTTTCAGAACCTCCATCTCCCTCCTTTTTCCCTCTTTACCTACTTCCGAAAAACCGGCCGAGATCACGACGACGCCTTTGACACCCTTCTCGCCGCACTGTGCCACGACCTCTCTGACGTCCCCCTTGGGGACAATGATAATGGCCAGATCGACCGCGTCGGGGACATCGAGAACGGTGGAGTATGCTTTGATTGAGAGGATTACACTCGCCTTGGGGTTTACCGGAAAGACCTTGCCGTTGAACTCGGCCAACAGCATGTTGCGCACAGTCTCTCGCCCGATGGATCCTTTACGTGTAGAAGCCCCGATCACAGCCACCGATCGCGGCCTGAAAATCGCATCCAACTGTTGTTTCATCGCCTGATGGACCCTAACATATCACTTGGTGCACTGCCGGACGAGGACTGATCAGGCCCTTCAACGCAGTCGGAATGCCAATGATTCCGCACCAATCCAACCACTCAAATCACGTCTGAATGAACGCCCTGCCCGGCAAAAGTCAAGCGAAACTTGCGAGATGTAGGTTGGATGGACCGATGTTGTGTAATCCGAAGGATCATGTGACCAACGGATGGCAACAAAACGTCGTTCAGCAAGGACCCACCGGTAATATTGACCCATCGGCCTGGAGGGCTACTTCTTCTTTTTAGAGGAAGTAGTACTCCAACGCAGAGTCGACTGCGCCGCCGCCAGTCGAGCTATCGGCACGCGATACGGCGAGCAGGACACGTAGTCAAGTCCGACCCGATGACAGAAATCAATCGAGTCCGGGTCTCCACCATGTTCGCCGCAGATACCTACCTTTAGATCCGACCTTACCGAAACCCCCTTATCATGCCCCATTCTCACTAACTGACCGATGCCTTTCTGGTCGATAGTGATAAACGGATCGCTGGGCAAAATGCCGTGATCGACATAATGACTCAGGAATTTCCCGGCGTCATCGCGTGAGAAACCCATAGTCATCTGAGTCAGGTCATTGGTGCCGAAACTGAAGAACTCCGCCTCCTCAGCGATTTCGTCGGCGGTCAGGGCGGCGCGCGGAATCTCAATCATGGTCCCGACCAGGTATTGCAGGTCCTTGATCTTACGTTTGGCAATAACCTGGTTGGCAATGCGCTGAGCTACTTCTTTCTGGTGCTTGAATTCATTGACATGCCCGATGAGAGGGATCATTATCTCCGGATGCACCTCTTTTTTGTCCTTGGCCACGGCACAGGCCGCTTCCATTATTGCCCGCACCTGCATCTCAGTTATCTCCGGATACACAATGCCCAGACGACAGCCTCGATGACCAAGCATGGGGTTGAGTTCCGTAAGCTCGTCGATACGCTGGATGATTCTCTCGAAGGCCTCCAGCTTCTCTTCGTACTCTTCGTCGGTTTTCTTGTCCAGACCGGCGATTTTGGCGTCTATTTCCGCCTTGCGCGGGAGGAACTCATGAAGAGGTGGGTCCAGAGTTCTGATCGTGACCGGTTTGCCCTCAAGGGCGATGAAGATTTTTTGGAAGTCCTTTTTTTGCATCGGCAGCAGTTTATCCAGAGCCGCCTGACGATCTTCAACAGAGTCGGCCAGGATCATTTCCTGAACGATGGGTATCCGATCCTCGGCAAAGAACATGTGTTCAGTCCGGCACAAGCCGATACCCTCGGCGCCGAACTTAACCGCCTGAAGGGCATCGCGCGGTGTATCGGCATTGGTTCGAACCTTAAGGGTGCGGATCTCATCGGCCCACTCCATGAAGGTTGAGAACTCACCGGACAACTCAGGTTCTATAGTAGGCACTTCACCAAGGATTACATCACCGCTGGACCCATTGAGTGTTATCGTCTCGCCTTCTTTAATGATCAGTTTGCCGATCTGAAAGCGTTTCTTGGCAGCATTGACACGGATGGCTTCGGCGCCTGAGACACAGCACTTGCCCATGCCCCGAGCCACCACCGCGGCATGCGAGGTCATACCACCGCGCGCGGTGAGAATACCCACAGCGGCGTGCATGCCTTCGATGTCGTCGGGATTGGTCTCTTCGCGCACCAGCACGACCGACTTCTTCTTTCCCTGCTTGACAGCTTCCTCGGCGGTGAAATAGACTTTTCCAGAGGCAGCTCCGGGCGAGGCAGGCAGGCCCACGGCGATAACATCAAACTTTGCCTTGGGATCAAGACTGGGATGGAGCAGTTGATCGAGCGCTTGCGGATCGATCCGCATGATCGCTTCGTCTTTTGTAATCAGTTTTTCCGCAACCATGTCGACGGCAATCCGAATGGCAGCCTGAACAGTGCGTTTTCCGGATCGGGTCTGGAGCATATACAGCTTGCCGCGTTCAATCGTGAACTCGAAATCCTGTACATCACGATAGTGCATCTCAAGTCGGCCGGTGATCGTCTTCAATTGCTTATAGACATCAGGCATCTCCGCGTTCAGTTGCTTAATCGGCTGGGGCGTACGGACGCCCGCCACGACATCTTCGCCCTGGGCATTCAGCAGATACTCTCCGTAGAACTCCTTGGCGCCGGTGGCCGGGTTACGAGTGAATCCCACGCCGGTGCCCGAGTCGTTGCCCATATTGCCGTAGACCATGGCCTGCACATTGACGGCCGTGCCCAGATCGCCCGGCAAGTTCTCTATGCGACGATATGAGATTGCGCGCGGGCTGTTCCAACTGCGGAATACGGCATCGCGCGCCATACGTAACTGTTCGTAAGGATCCTGCGGAAACGATTCACCGGTCTTGCGCTTGATAATCTGTTTGTATTTTTTGACGATGTTCTTGAGATCATTGACCTGTAATGAACTGTCTTGCTTGATGCGTCTCTCGGTCTTGGTTTTGGTGATGACATGTTCGAAGACATCCTTGTCAATACCCATGACAACATTGCCGAACATGGCAATAAAACGTCGATAGTTGTCCAGCGCAAAACGCATGTTTCCGCTGACCTCAGCCAGTCCATTCACCGCTTCTTCGGTAAGGCCAAGATTCAAGACCGTATCCATCATCCCCGGCATGGAGAATCTCGCACCGGAACGAACCGACACCAACAAAGGATCTGAGGGATCGCCAAATTTCTTGCCGATGACCTTTTCGACTTTAGCCATGTAAGTTTCCAGGTCATGCTCCAGCGCCTTTGGCACTTCCAGCGCGTTTTCATAGTATAGCTTGCAAACATCGGTGGTTATGGTGAACCCGGGTGGTACAGGGATTCCGGCATTGGTCATTTCAGCCAGGCCGGCTCCCTTGCCGCCCAGCAGGTCGCGCATATCGCCATTGCCCTCGGCAGTGCCGCCGCCGAAGGAATAGCAGAACTTACCTTTGGGAGCAGCCTTCACAGGCTGCTTGGGTACGCTCTTTGTTTTTCTCTGAGTTGTTACTTTCTTTACTGCTGTTTTCACGACTTTTTTTTGAACTTTCTTCTGAGCTTTCTTTGGGACTTTCTTCTTTGCCACTGTCTTTTTGACAGAGCTCTTCTTCCTGGTGGTCGCCTTGGTTGTCACGGCCTTTTTCTTACCTGCCTTTTTGGTTGCGGTGGTCTTTTTATTGCCTGCTTTTTCAGTTGCAGTGGCCTTCTTCTTACTGGCCGCTTTGGTCGAAGCGGTTTTTTTCTTACCTGCTGCCTTGGTCTTAGTGGTCTTTTTATTGGACATAAAGACTCCCTCTTATCCGTCCATCCACACATTTGGCGTTATGGTACCCAAAATCGACCGTTTGAGCAACATAATAAAAACGATTGAGAAGTCAGCAACTTCCCAATCGTCATAAGTCTAACTGTTTCCAGGGTTTACATTGTAAAGAAACGTTCGCCCTTGATTATCTTCTCCAGGATACGGATAGTTTTTTCAACAGGGGCATGCATAAGATCAGTCGTGTTGAAGGTGGTTCTCACTACCTCCCTGGGTGCAGTAAATCCGGAACGTCCCCGCCCACCACGAGCTTTCTTCTTATGAGTCAAGTTGTACTGCCTCTGGTATTCCTTTGCTTTTTCTTTGTGCATCTGATAATACCTTCGTTGGTATTCTCTTCGAGCCTCCGCGGTTGACAGCTTTCCCTTTGTTGAGCCCCTTTTCTTGGCCGCGTCAAGTTGCTCACTGGAGTCAGTGCTGGGTGTGGCTGGGGTGGTTTTCTTAGTCCGAGCCATTACCTACCTCACTTTCCATGTGTTCCAGAAAGGCTACCCAACCCTTCTGAGTTCACCACCAATGGCCTTGGTTCCTCCAGCAGCGACAATAGGAAAGAATTACCTGTATGTCAAGTGATTTCTTCGATTTTTTCGAAAAAAGTTTATCTTAAGATGTCACCTCCTATGCAGTTACGAGTCGCAACATTTTCAGTTTTCGTATCGCGGGCAGTATCAACGATTTATGCGGGCCGGCCGGGGGCGCCGTAATGGCTTGTCGAGCAACCACTTACCTCGATCACCAACAAACTCCTACATACACCAGTAGATTCTGAGTTACCTGTATCCTTTATACGCATATCACCTTAAGAAGGTTGGATGTGATAACGAGCGTCAAGTTTTAACTTGACATAAATTTAATACTATCAGGAGACAGTATAATTCAAAAAATCCCACC is a genomic window of Candidatus Zixiibacteriota bacterium containing:
- the gltX gene encoding glutamate--tRNA ligase, which gives rise to MDQPEVRVRIAPSPSGYVHVGTARTAIFNYLFARRYGGKFLVRIENTDTERSDPKFTEAILSALTWLGMQWDEDIIYQADRLDIYKEHVQTLAQSGNGYPCFCTTEMLAADRDKARAEKTDLRYNRRCLKLSSDEVAGRLAAGEPHTIRLRIPEGDCTFDDMVSGELVRNSGDIEDFIVARSDGSATYNLAVVVDDHATGITHVLRGNDHITNTFKQIHLYTALGFDIPKFAHVPMILRTDKKKVSKSRGDKDVLQFRNEGVLPEAMFNYLCLLGWSPKTDREIYSVDELISSFTPDNFNPSNSVFDEEKLIAFNQEYIAATSDHDLAVLVAPLLVEAGLTTKYWLETRWEYLRQVIGTLKLRARRIVDFVQLSGYFFEFDYKYDPEAAAKQFTAENGELLTALSERFERLEAFTPETIEPCLSALAEEKGLKKGRLIHPTRLAVSGRPTGPSLYEMLAVLSQPVVVGRMRRAVEQIELTNNA
- the nadA gene encoding quinolinate synthase NadA, which encodes MYFSLPTEYRQAETAELTDRIASARAKLGTKLCILTHHYQRREVVACGDHVGDSYGLSKLAAENKDFEVILFCGVHFMAESADILSSDHQQVFLANPLAGCPMADMAEMADVLEAWKFLEQFGGDEKIMPISYMNTTAGLKAFTGRHGGLICTSSNAAAAFEYGFDRREKLFFFPDENLGYNTGLKYGLKPEEMVIWDFSRDSGGLTEQQLERARVILWKGHCHVHTNFKAEHVAQVRTEHPDVKVVVHPECLPEVVSLADGVGSTKYIVDYCKQAQAGSTIAVGTEINLINRMAYEHPDKKIFELSGQTCPVCANMYRTTLNDLAYCLENYVDLKPCQVTEPDRSEALMALAKMLSIS
- a CDS encoding DUF3566 domain-containing protein, which gives rise to MRYELKSLGIWSFTKVSFFINLVIGFILGLLYAILLPVMVSMAELGGFPGGAMNPSEVSFTAMLVILPIMCSLFAAVFHTMIGVLLVAVYNLIVRMMGGLEFDLDPVKQARSATPVRPRAALATVDEAAVSVPPVHEPPPRRTTPPPPPPVPGVSSEAAPVADPTPPRPATDMPELSAAPPFQPTTTEIESPSPVVRPKPTEEETKDDPPSAPETT
- a CDS encoding 2-oxo acid dehydrogenase subunit E2, which translates into the protein MAADVLVPQMGESVLEGTILEWKVKVGDHVSLNQPLVELMTDKVNVEIPAEVAGVLIEVLVEEGEVVPVGAIIARIEDGSGDTKAKPAQKASARKETTTAKTPQPAVAKKSAPAGASASTINRAGMSPKVKMMVREYSLDPATIKPTGPQGRVTVDDVERAVQSRSAATGYTAGPIPPPPPPVVAAAPSPGPAAAPIVNVDIPAFEPLPQAQRETRQPLQGVRKLISDHMVHSVHTSAHVTTFEDLDLTALVDYRNANKAEFRSTYGANLTFLPFIAKAVCVGLKEFPKMNASLTDEEIILKNFYNIGIAVAREDGLIVPVIKDADRKTIVELAVEIAQLGEKARTGGLTPEDVSGGTFSLTNAGMFGATASTPIIAQPQVAILGIHAIAKRPWVVDGEIVVRDVSTFGLSFDHRLIDGHTAVQFLHRVHGLLADPNKLLMQLR
- a CDS encoding redoxin domain-containing protein, which codes for MSDSGRSEAEGQVQLAIGDPAPDFTLATHNEGELNLAWYQGRKNVVLAFYPADWTPVCSTQVPEYQKKIERFEELDCQLFCLSCDSVPCHIAWAKSMSGLDFPLMADFWPHGEVARKYGVLNRKGYAERTVFLIDKKGIIRWIERLHPADLPNNDDLFEQLAKLNA
- a CDS encoding acetate--CoA ligase family protein, yielding MKQQLDAIFRPRSVAVIGASTRKGSIGRETVRNMLLAEFNGKVFPVNPKASVILSIKAYSTVLDVPDAVDLAIIIVPKGDVREVVAQCGEKGVKGVVVISAGFSEVGKEGKRREMEVLKVVREYGMRMIGPNCFGIVNTHPDVSLNATFGKTYPMSGRIGFITQSGAMGEAIVNVAHDLGIGFSIVASIGNKADISSNDMLEYLKTDPDTDVILMYLENFGNPRNFTKIAREVVRHKPIVAVKSGRTKLGAKAASSHTGALAGLDVGVDALFEQTGVMRVDTVEELFDVAQALTRQPLPRGNRVAVVTNAGGPGILATDALINNGMEMPALSSSTVKILKKHVSAEASFANPMDMVAGAGGREFEITLNAVKNDRRYDSIVTIVVPPVTIDQLDVARCIRKGLEGTDKTLAACFMGVGLESVGMNYLREHGIPVYIFPEAAAKTLSSMHKYRQRMLHPRGKVRTFKVDEATVEKIVTRAEANGSEAIVGEDAIDILRAYGIPAVPYRYAFSPDEAVKAASKLGFPVVMKVNTPPVLHKTEVGGVMVDLRTGKEVRKAFSVLKQRILDHGEEGEFSVAMQKMISGGIETVMGMSTDPQFGPLIMFGLGGIYVEIMKDVSFRILPLTDQGARDMIRSLKSFPLLDGFRGAPSVDQDVIIETLLRLSQLVRDFHAFSEIDINPFIASPDKKQCAAVDARFIVRPSRS
- a CDS encoding ferritin family protein, whose protein sequence is MAKMQLADVLKTAIKGEEDGYKFYDLLAAKATNPEAKRKLENLRNDEIAHKKVLYQLYEEHVGGEIGELPKKGLSALAEVFRKGHLDELKSEMEFINLAIEAELAATKYYNEHFKSSDNEAVKLIFERLASEENTHYELLMAEREALSGNYFWFGYDESAPQEH